In a single window of the Magnetofaba australis IT-1 genome:
- a CDS encoding adenylate/guanylate cyclase domain-containing protein: MKKLTKRIVDRWDLWLAALLFLLAIPAERLEVFDAVEENLVNSMRQILRQQYGPEEVTSFTDKILLVNTDEAFFKEYGSYPLRRTDIATIASNLRALGAKVVAVDVLMDFPSSYGEDDATAQYLGKAGNILMVSQAQFDENHKYLRLNYPTEKIREVTKSGYTNISSSSALVTSLSRLEIYPRITQDPDGWPFAVQALSMYLGEEPILEGNVLRIGHVRVPLDHHKRFFIDFPKLPNGARFLSEFKGMSAMEFLDLDVEDLDEDERYELELWVRDKIVILGDTSEVSHDWFDTPVGMVYGVEIIADTIHSLMGGAPLRPASFFQEAGVMVLFMILLVLINVGVSHPILRSIGVALLFGVFLAAATWLYVQYGLIVSVTYTMVAGILSLSMINLKSYLAERNQKSMIKDAFGQYLSPKVVEILVKDPSKLSLGGEQREMTAYFSDVAGFSTISEKLTPSELVNLLNEYLTAMCDIIAQHDGTVDKFEGDAIIAFWGAPLDQSDHAVRACLASVEMQQHMTAYRAELVERGQPLLNVRMGLNSGPMVVGNMGSKQRMDYTMMGDAVNLAARLEGANKFFASYTMISEFTYALAKDHIDVRELDTIRVVGKNEPITVYELLDKKGGVTGQQADLMAAFHKAQQLYKGRDFKAAMAAFEKALEIVENDGPSLTYRDRCRDYIDAPPPADWDGVYTLSGKG; encoded by the coding sequence GTGAAGAAGCTAACCAAACGCATTGTTGATCGTTGGGATCTATGGCTGGCGGCGTTGCTTTTTCTATTGGCGATCCCTGCCGAACGCTTGGAGGTTTTCGACGCGGTGGAGGAGAATCTGGTCAACTCCATGCGCCAGATTCTGCGTCAGCAGTATGGCCCAGAGGAGGTCACCAGCTTCACGGACAAAATTCTGTTGGTGAACACTGACGAAGCATTCTTTAAAGAGTATGGCAGCTATCCGCTGCGCCGCACTGATATCGCCACCATCGCCAGCAACCTGCGCGCGTTGGGCGCCAAGGTTGTCGCCGTCGACGTTTTGATGGACTTCCCCAGCTCCTACGGCGAGGACGACGCCACCGCGCAGTATCTGGGCAAGGCGGGCAATATCCTGATGGTGTCCCAGGCGCAATTTGATGAGAACCATAAATACCTGCGTCTGAACTACCCCACCGAGAAGATTCGCGAAGTCACCAAAAGCGGTTATACCAACATCAGCTCCTCCAGCGCCCTGGTCACCAGTCTGTCGCGCTTGGAGATTTATCCGCGCATTACCCAGGACCCCGATGGTTGGCCGTTTGCCGTGCAGGCGCTCTCCATGTATCTGGGCGAAGAGCCCATTTTGGAGGGCAATGTTCTGCGCATCGGTCACGTTCGCGTGCCATTGGATCACCATAAACGCTTCTTTATCGACTTTCCCAAACTTCCCAATGGCGCGCGCTTTTTAAGTGAATTCAAAGGCATGTCCGCCATGGAGTTCCTCGACCTGGATGTTGAGGATCTGGATGAAGATGAGCGTTATGAGTTGGAGCTGTGGGTGCGCGACAAGATCGTCATCCTGGGCGACACCTCCGAGGTCTCTCACGACTGGTTCGATACCCCCGTGGGTATGGTCTACGGGGTGGAGATCATCGCCGACACCATCCATTCGCTCATGGGCGGCGCGCCGCTTCGGCCCGCTTCCTTCTTCCAGGAAGCAGGCGTGATGGTGCTGTTCATGATTCTGCTGGTGTTGATCAATGTGGGCGTGAGCCACCCTATTTTGCGCTCTATTGGGGTGGCGCTGCTGTTCGGCGTCTTTTTGGCCGCCGCCACATGGCTTTACGTTCAGTATGGACTGATCGTTTCCGTTACCTACACCATGGTGGCGGGGATTTTGTCGCTCTCCATGATCAATCTCAAATCCTATCTGGCTGAACGCAATCAGAAGTCCATGATCAAGGACGCCTTTGGCCAATATCTCTCGCCCAAGGTGGTGGAGATTCTGGTCAAGGATCCCAGTAAGCTCTCCTTGGGCGGCGAACAGCGTGAAATGACCGCCTACTTCTCCGATGTGGCGGGTTTTTCCACCATTTCCGAAAAGCTCACCCCCTCGGAATTGGTCAATCTGCTCAATGAGTATCTCACCGCCATGTGCGACATCATCGCGCAGCATGACGGCACTGTGGACAAGTTCGAGGGCGACGCCATTATCGCCTTCTGGGGCGCGCCGCTGGATCAATCCGACCACGCCGTGCGCGCCTGTCTGGCCAGCGTGGAGATGCAGCAGCACATGACCGCCTATCGCGCGGAGTTGGTGGAGCGCGGTCAGCCGTTGCTCAACGTGCGCATGGGTCTGAACAGCGGCCCCATGGTGGTGGGCAACATGGGCTCCAAACAGCGTATGGACTACACCATGATGGGCGATGCGGTGAACCTGGCCGCGCGTCTGGAGGGAGCCAACAAGTTCTTCGCCTCTTACACCATGATCTCCGAGTTCACCTATGCGCTGGCCAAGGATCATATCGACGTGCGCGAGCTGGACACCATCCGCGTGGTGGGCAAGAACGAGCCTATTACCGTGTATGAGCTGTTGGATAAAAAAGGCGGCGTCACCGGCCAGCAGGCGGACCTGATGGCGGCGTTCCACAAGGCGCAGCAACTCTATAAGGGACGGGATTTCAAAGCCGCCATGGCGGCGTTTGAGAAGGCGTTGGAGATCGTGGAGAACGATGGACCCTCGCTCACCTATCGCGATCGCTGCCGCGACTACATCGATGCGCCGCCGCCCGCCGATTGGGATGGCGTCTATACGCTCAGTGGTAAGGGGTAA
- a CDS encoding Nif3-like dinuclear metal center hexameric protein, whose product MAHLSAIESHLLELLNVSAFDDYCPNGVQVRGGEEVTTLVTGVSASVALFEAALAHNAQLIITHHGMFWNKDSRVVEGQLKQRLKPLLLHDVTLMGFHLPLDAHPELGNNAQLLKMLELEPGEPFAGYRGSALSRLGRWRTPRSAEQVKALLVERLGAAGLFLEFGPEQIQTVAICSGGAPELIAEAQRAGADLYLTGEASEPVYHFAQEMGMHFVAAGHHSTERFGVQALGEHLAQEFGLTHHYVELNNPI is encoded by the coding sequence ATGGCGCACCTTTCGGCAATCGAATCCCATCTACTGGAACTGCTCAACGTCAGCGCATTTGACGACTACTGTCCCAATGGAGTGCAGGTGCGCGGCGGGGAGGAGGTCACGACCCTCGTCACCGGCGTTTCCGCCAGCGTGGCGCTATTTGAGGCGGCGTTAGCGCATAACGCCCAGTTGATCATCACCCACCACGGGATGTTCTGGAACAAGGACTCCCGGGTGGTGGAGGGGCAATTGAAACAGCGCCTCAAACCCCTGTTGCTGCATGACGTCACCCTGATGGGATTTCATCTGCCATTGGACGCCCATCCCGAACTGGGCAATAACGCACAACTGCTCAAGATGCTGGAGCTGGAGCCGGGCGAGCCGTTTGCAGGCTATCGTGGTTCGGCGTTGTCCCGTTTGGGACGCTGGCGGACGCCGCGCAGCGCCGAGCAAGTCAAGGCGTTGTTGGTGGAGCGCTTGGGCGCTGCGGGACTGTTTTTAGAGTTTGGACCTGAACAGATTCAGACGGTGGCCATCTGCAGCGGCGGCGCGCCGGAGTTGATCGCCGAGGCGCAGCGGGCGGGTGCGGATCTCTATCTGACGGGGGAAGCTTCGGAGCCGGTGTATCACTTTGCCCAGGAGATGGGCATGCACTTTGTGGCGGCGGGGCATCACAGCACGGAGCGATTTGGCGTGCAGGCGTTGGGTGAGCATTTGGCGCAGGAGTTTGGCCTGACCCACCACTATGTTGAGCTTAATAACCCCATATAA
- a CDS encoding glutathione S-transferase family protein, translating to MMTFYMTPGSCSTGIHVLLEELELVFSAHVLNLPAGEHRQADYLAINPKGTIPTLVLDDGRALTDFASIAWHLATSHPRAKLLPQDPVAQAESIGLINHIVGEIHGQGFARVFTTDRFALRTEDHEAIIAQGRQRALEGLEIVAQRLQSTPGPWFYDHFTVADCALFYVTFWARHLEMPMPQACREHLDAMLQRPTARQVLMEEGYRI from the coding sequence ATGATGACCTTCTATATGACCCCTGGCTCCTGCTCCACCGGCATCCATGTGCTGCTGGAGGAGCTGGAGCTGGTGTTCTCCGCCCACGTGCTCAATCTGCCCGCCGGCGAGCATCGCCAAGCGGACTATCTGGCCATCAACCCCAAGGGGACCATCCCCACGCTGGTGTTGGACGATGGCCGTGCGCTCACCGATTTCGCCTCCATCGCCTGGCATCTGGCGACCAGCCATCCCCGCGCCAAACTGCTGCCGCAGGATCCGGTGGCGCAAGCCGAATCCATCGGCCTGATCAATCACATCGTGGGGGAGATCCACGGCCAGGGCTTTGCGCGAGTGTTCACCACCGACCGCTTTGCGCTGCGGACTGAAGATCATGAGGCGATTATCGCCCAGGGCCGCCAGCGCGCATTGGAGGGGTTGGAGATCGTCGCCCAGCGACTGCAATCCACCCCTGGGCCGTGGTTCTATGACCACTTCACCGTCGCCGATTGCGCGCTGTTCTACGTAACTTTCTGGGCGCGTCATCTGGAGATGCCCATGCCGCAGGCGTGCCGGGAGCATCTGGACGCCATGCTTCAGCGCCCTACGGCGCGACAGGTTCTCATGGAAGAGGGGTACCGCATATGA
- a CDS encoding (2Fe-2S) ferredoxin domain-containing protein, giving the protein MKPKHHVFVCMNRRPEGHPRGSCQSVGAEETFNAFFGELEKRGMFEEVFVTGTFCMGPCDKGPTVVVYPEGVWYGQVKPGDVTEIFDKHLVGGELVERLKIM; this is encoded by the coding sequence ATGAAGCCGAAGCATCATGTGTTTGTGTGTATGAACCGTCGTCCCGAAGGCCACCCCCGCGGCTCCTGCCAGAGCGTGGGCGCCGAAGAGACCTTCAACGCCTTCTTTGGCGAGTTGGAGAAGCGCGGCATGTTTGAAGAGGTGTTCGTCACCGGCACCTTCTGCATGGGTCCCTGCGACAAGGGCCCCACCGTGGTGGTCTATCCCGAAGGCGTGTGGTACGGCCAGGTCAAGCCCGGCGACGTCACCGAAATCTTCGACAAACACCTGGTCGGCGGCGAGCTGGTTGAGCGTCTGAAGATCATGTAA
- a CDS encoding TusE/DsrC/DsvC family sulfur relay protein — translation MPSFELNGATYETDEDGYLVDLGAWNEDVAGHLAKEEGIDMTESHWEVVNFLREYYDEYKIAPMIRILTKAIGKKLGKEKGNTKYLYDLYPGGPAKQACKIAGLPKPTGCV, via the coding sequence ATGCCGAGTTTTGAACTGAATGGCGCCACTTACGAGACCGACGAAGATGGATACCTGGTCGACCTGGGCGCCTGGAATGAGGACGTGGCTGGTCACCTGGCCAAAGAAGAGGGCATCGACATGACCGAGTCTCACTGGGAAGTGGTGAACTTCCTGCGTGAGTACTACGACGAGTACAAAATCGCCCCCATGATCCGCATCCTCACCAAGGCTATCGGCAAGAAGCTGGGTAAGGAAAAGGGCAACACCAAGTACCTGTACGACCTGTACCCCGGCGGTCCCGCCAAGCAAGCCTGTAAAATCGCTGGTCTGCCCAAGCCCACCGGCTGCGTCTGA
- a CDS encoding respiratory nitrate reductase subunit gamma has protein sequence MLLSLLAYAALIIFIVGFAYRIYVYNRTPAPLKIPTTPAPLTKQGVAWRLFTEVAFFNSLFKSNKWTWLFGYAFHVALAVVTIRHLRYFFDLPQFFGPLQILGVLAGFVMVGALGMLFVRRLVVDRYRHISSKADYLMLVLLMAIGLSGLTMQFFARPDIVGIKDAMVTWTRFGGIFDIPGDPVFIMHFIGVLVLMLIFPFSKLMHAGGIFFSPTRNQTDTPREERHVNPWAKS, from the coding sequence ATGCTGCTGTCGCTCCTGGCCTATGCGGCCCTGATCATCTTTATCGTCGGTTTCGCCTACCGCATCTATGTCTACAACCGCACGCCGGCGCCGCTGAAGATCCCCACCACGCCGGCCCCCCTGACCAAACAGGGCGTTGCGTGGCGGTTGTTCACTGAGGTGGCCTTCTTTAACAGCCTGTTCAAATCCAATAAATGGACCTGGCTGTTCGGCTACGCCTTCCACGTGGCCCTGGCGGTGGTGACCATTCGTCATCTGCGCTACTTCTTCGATCTGCCCCAATTCTTCGGTCCGTTGCAGATTCTCGGCGTGCTGGCTGGCTTTGTGATGGTGGGCGCGCTGGGCATGCTGTTCGTGCGCCGTCTGGTGGTGGACCGCTACCGCCACATCTCCTCCAAAGCCGACTACCTGATGCTGGTCCTGCTCATGGCCATCGGCCTGTCGGGCCTGACCATGCAGTTCTTCGCGCGTCCCGATATCGTTGGCATCAAAGACGCCATGGTCACCTGGACCCGCTTTGGCGGCATCTTTGACATCCCCGGCGACCCGGTGTTCATCATGCACTTCATCGGCGTGTTGGTCCTGATGCTGATCTTCCCCTTCAGCAAACTGATGCATGCGGGCGGCATCTTCTTCAGCCCCACCCGCAACCAGACCGACACCCCCCGCGAAGAGCGCCACGTCAATCCGTGGGCGAAGAGCTGA
- the dsrK gene encoding sulfate reduction electron transfer complex DsrMKJOP subunit DsrK, whose protein sequence is MADDTFVPEVGNDIVTPPVTPGTMSHLKPIPAKEKHMEPLNFPGERLPNWQEAGVEKFGDLLSKYRSLKVYMDICVKCGACTDKCHYYLGTKDANNMPVQRAELMRQVYRRNFTIPGKIAPDLVKAADFDEEMLEKWFTYFHQCSQCRRCSVFCPYGIDTAEVTMAARELMDAIGVGHKYSTEIVAKVHDIGNNLGIPKPALEGTLQFMEEDILETTGHEVKLPLDQAGAEVLLIPPSADFFSAPHVDSLMGYAKVFHQAGIPYTISSIASEAANFGMFMGSFDQMQKIAKRISDQARELGVKRIIVGECGHAWRVAYSFWNTLNGPFDYLDPNYPVPQHICEFTYDLYKRGALTLDKSANDDYTITFHDSCNVARASRMGPTPGGQFHIPRELIKASANKYVDMDPDTIHEKTFCCGGGGGLLTDELMDLRIQGALPRVTALKQVMENDNVNFLALICAICKAQFTKVLPYYGIPMDTVGGVHQLVSNAIQLGAKKGIV, encoded by the coding sequence ATGGCTGACGATACCTTTGTGCCCGAGGTTGGCAACGATATCGTGACCCCGCCGGTGACCCCGGGGACCATGAGTCACTTGAAGCCGATCCCGGCTAAAGAGAAGCACATGGAGCCCCTGAACTTCCCCGGCGAGCGCCTGCCCAACTGGCAGGAAGCGGGCGTGGAGAAGTTCGGCGACTTGCTCAGCAAGTACCGCTCGCTCAAAGTCTACATGGACATCTGCGTCAAGTGCGGCGCCTGCACCGACAAGTGCCACTACTACCTGGGCACCAAAGACGCCAACAACATGCCGGTGCAACGCGCCGAGCTGATGCGTCAGGTCTATCGCCGCAACTTCACCATCCCCGGCAAGATCGCCCCGGATCTGGTGAAGGCCGCCGATTTCGACGAAGAGATGCTGGAGAAGTGGTTCACCTATTTCCACCAGTGCTCCCAGTGTCGGCGCTGCTCGGTGTTCTGCCCCTACGGCATCGACACCGCCGAAGTGACCATGGCCGCGCGCGAACTGATGGACGCCATCGGCGTGGGCCACAAGTACAGCACCGAAATCGTCGCCAAAGTGCACGACATCGGCAACAACCTGGGCATCCCCAAACCGGCGTTGGAAGGCACCCTCCAGTTCATGGAGGAGGATATCCTCGAGACCACCGGTCACGAAGTGAAGCTGCCGCTGGACCAGGCTGGCGCCGAAGTGCTGTTGATTCCGCCCTCGGCGGACTTCTTCTCCGCGCCCCACGTCGATTCGTTGATGGGTTACGCCAAGGTGTTCCACCAGGCGGGCATCCCCTACACCATCAGCTCCATCGCCTCGGAAGCGGCCAACTTCGGCATGTTCATGGGCAGCTTCGATCAGATGCAGAAGATCGCCAAGCGCATCTCCGATCAAGCTCGCGAATTGGGCGTCAAACGCATCATCGTCGGCGAGTGCGGCCATGCCTGGCGCGTGGCCTACAGCTTCTGGAATACGCTGAACGGTCCGTTTGACTATCTGGACCCCAATTACCCCGTGCCGCAGCATATCTGTGAGTTCACCTACGATCTCTACAAGCGCGGCGCGTTGACGTTGGACAAGTCGGCTAACGACGACTACACCATCACCTTCCACGACTCCTGCAACGTGGCGCGCGCCTCGCGCATGGGACCGACCCCCGGCGGTCAGTTCCACATCCCGCGGGAGTTGATCAAGGCCTCGGCCAATAAATACGTGGACATGGACCCCGACACCATCCACGAAAAGACCTTCTGCTGCGGCGGCGGCGGCGGTCTGTTGACCGACGAATTGATGGACCTGCGCATTCAGGGCGCGCTGCCCCGCGTGACCGCTCTGAAGCAGGTGATGGAGAACGACAATGTCAACTTCCTGGCCCTGATCTGCGCCATCTGTAAAGCGCAGTTCACCAAGGTTCTGCCCTACTACGGCATCCCCATGGACACCGTGGGCGGCGTGCACCAGTTGGTCAGCAACGCCATCCAGTTGGGCGCCAAGAAGGGCATCGTCTGA
- the rph gene encoding ribonuclease PH: protein MHIDEDRPLSSQTRHDGRRPDQLRAISILPSYSKNAEGSCLIEFGDTRVLCTASVEESQPRWMRGSDQGWVTAEYGMLPRSTHSRSGREAARGKQGGRTLEIQRLIGRSIRSVVNLNTLGKRTIWLDCDVLQADGGTRTASITGAYVALSEAIHKLLNSGALRDNPLMDSLAAVSCGIVNGETVLDLDYAEDSACETDMNFVMTGSGQFVEIQGTAEEKPFSRAEFNAMADLAEQGIQTLIAAQKSALGLV, encoded by the coding sequence ATGCATATCGACGAGGACCGCCCCTTGAGCAGTCAGACACGTCATGACGGCCGTCGCCCGGACCAGCTCCGGGCGATTTCCATTCTGCCCTCCTACAGCAAGAACGCCGAAGGCTCCTGCCTCATCGAATTCGGCGATACCCGCGTGCTCTGCACCGCCTCCGTGGAGGAGTCGCAACCCCGCTGGATGCGCGGCTCCGACCAGGGTTGGGTCACCGCCGAATACGGCATGCTGCCCCGCTCCACCCACAGCCGCAGCGGGCGCGAGGCGGCGCGCGGCAAACAGGGCGGGCGCACGTTGGAGATCCAACGTCTGATTGGCCGCTCCATCCGCTCGGTGGTCAATCTCAACACGTTGGGCAAACGCACCATCTGGTTGGATTGCGACGTGTTGCAGGCCGACGGCGGCACCCGCACCGCCTCCATCACCGGCGCCTATGTGGCGCTGTCTGAAGCGATTCACAAGCTGCTCAACAGCGGCGCGCTGCGCGACAATCCGTTGATGGATTCGCTGGCGGCGGTGAGTTGCGGCATTGTGAATGGCGAGACGGTGCTGGATCTGGATTATGCGGAGGATTCCGCTTGTGAGACGGACATGAACTTTGTGATGACCGGCTCCGGGCAGTTTGTGGAGATTCAGGGCACGGCGGAGGAGAAGCCGTTCAGCCGCGCGGAGTTCAACGCCATGGCGGATTTGGCCGAGCAGGGCATCCAGACCTTGATTGCGGCGCAAAAGAGCGCGCTGGGACTGGTCTAA
- the rpe gene encoding ribulose-phosphate 3-epimerase, giving the protein MIKIAPSILSADFARLGEEIRAVEAAGADYIHVDVMDGHFVPNLTIGPPVVKSLKPVATKPLDVHLMIEPVDPYIPEFAAAGSDIITVHAEATKHLDRTLNLIRENGKKAGLSFNPATPLNCLEHVIHLVDLVLIMSVNPGFGGQSFIPASLEKIRTVRKMITASGRDIELQVDGGVKPDNIGPIAAAGADVFVAGSAVFSQPDYATVIAALKSEAQKALG; this is encoded by the coding sequence ATGATCAAAATCGCCCCCTCCATTCTCTCCGCCGACTTCGCCCGCCTGGGCGAAGAGATCCGCGCCGTGGAGGCCGCTGGCGCCGACTACATCCATGTGGATGTGATGGATGGCCACTTCGTGCCCAACCTCACCATCGGCCCGCCGGTGGTCAAATCCCTCAAACCGGTGGCCACAAAGCCGCTGGACGTGCACCTGATGATCGAACCGGTGGATCCCTATATCCCCGAATTCGCCGCCGCCGGGTCGGACATCATCACCGTTCACGCCGAGGCCACCAAGCATCTGGACCGCACCCTCAACCTGATCCGCGAAAACGGCAAGAAAGCGGGGCTGTCGTTCAACCCCGCCACCCCGTTGAACTGCCTGGAGCATGTGATTCACTTGGTGGATCTGGTGCTGATTATGAGCGTCAACCCCGGCTTTGGCGGTCAGAGCTTCATTCCGGCTTCGTTGGAGAAGATCCGCACCGTGCGCAAAATGATCACCGCTTCCGGGCGCGATATCGAGTTGCAGGTGGATGGCGGCGTCAAGCCCGACAATATCGGCCCCATCGCGGCGGCGGGCGCCGACGTCTTCGTGGCGGGCTCGGCGGTGTTCTCCCAACCTGACTATGCAACCGTCATCGCCGCGCTCAAATCCGAAGCGCAAAAAGCGCTGGGTTGA
- a CDS encoding caspase family protein, protein MVKPNAAYHTLLFVTGSPMRLSVLIASVLALFLTPLTAQARGLTLAESGAPANAVRGVALVIGNSDYANAPLRNPANDADAMAAALRELGFTVMHANNLERAGMRRAIRRFGDAIASSDGVGLFYYAGHGMQSNGRNYLIPIGADIAREDELPDEAVAADLPLRKMASAHNGLNIVILDACRNNPFARSFRSGNSGLARMDAPTGTLIAYATSPGSVAADGQGRNSPYTRHLLTQMRIPGQPIEQTFKNVRIGVLAETTGKQTPWESSSLVGSFAFTPGDGAPVVTAPAPWANPDATPNAASAPANPFVGVWRMSDQWDTGVISISGDAKQVTAISFKGDKADWNAHNITQTTPDVITFEFKHIRAPLFWIGGTATYTRLASGAIQVKWVSGLTSGEYVMTREKSP, encoded by the coding sequence ATGGTGAAGCCAAACGCCGCTTACCATACGCTCCTCTTCGTCACAGGCTCCCCCATGCGTCTGTCTGTTCTCATCGCCAGTGTGCTGGCTCTCTTTCTGACGCCCCTTACAGCGCAGGCGCGCGGTCTGACGCTGGCCGAGAGTGGCGCGCCCGCCAATGCTGTGCGCGGCGTGGCGCTGGTGATCGGCAACAGCGACTATGCCAATGCGCCACTGCGCAACCCCGCCAACGACGCCGACGCCATGGCCGCCGCGCTGCGGGAGTTGGGGTTTACGGTGATGCACGCCAACAATCTGGAGCGCGCCGGCATGCGGCGGGCGATCCGCCGTTTTGGCGACGCCATCGCCAGCAGCGACGGGGTGGGACTGTTCTACTATGCGGGCCACGGCATGCAGTCCAATGGCCGCAACTATCTGATTCCCATTGGCGCCGACATCGCCCGCGAGGATGAACTCCCCGATGAGGCGGTGGCCGCCGACCTGCCGTTGCGTAAAATGGCCAGCGCTCATAACGGCCTCAACATCGTCATTCTCGACGCCTGCCGCAATAACCCCTTTGCCCGCAGCTTCCGCTCCGGCAATAGCGGACTGGCGCGTATGGACGCCCCCACCGGGACCCTCATCGCCTACGCCACCAGCCCCGGCAGCGTGGCCGCCGATGGGCAGGGCCGCAATAGCCCCTATACGCGCCATCTGCTCACGCAGATGCGTATTCCAGGGCAACCTATAGAGCAGACCTTTAAAAACGTCAGAATCGGCGTTTTGGCGGAAACAACGGGTAAACAGACGCCCTGGGAGTCCTCCTCCCTGGTGGGTTCGTTCGCCTTTACCCCCGGCGATGGCGCGCCTGTGGTTACGGCGCCCGCCCCGTGGGCCAATCCAGACGCTACTCCGAACGCCGCGTCCGCTCCGGCCAACCCCTTTGTTGGCGTCTGGCGCATGTCCGACCAGTGGGACACAGGGGTGATCAGCATCAGCGGCGACGCCAAACAGGTCACCGCCATCTCCTTCAAGGGCGACAAGGCGGACTGGAACGCGCACAACATCACGCAAACCACGCCCGATGTGATCACATTCGAATTTAAACACATCCGGGCGCCGCTGTTCTGGATAGGCGGCACGGCGACCTATACGCGACTGGCCAGTGGGGCCATTCAAGTCAAATGGGTCTCCGGGCTAACCAGCGGCGAATATGTGATGACGCGTGAGAAGAGCCCATGA
- a CDS encoding M48 family metallopeptidase produces MKIEGILHHADQLLSQPCSALLGESGDLILTPQDSAMRCIGAEQWQVSDRIGSIPRRFTLPDGATFETRDNDAIDAWLAAQRDQRGGRLLHLLESRWRWIAVTLLMCTGLTWFGAIYVLPEAARQVAGSIPPSWDRVFGQQALKALDQAHLVTPSQLDEADKAHYRKLFAKIQGALSPDATPLTLQFRHSKDLGANALALASGTILVTDDLIQMLHHDEEFIAVMAHEAGHVRHRHTLRRVLQGSIVAVSIAMATGDLTRIADLSTGVPAVLLDMRHSRDFEREADDAALIYLRQQGIDPQRYTDILTRLSEDQASPPAYLSSHPPTPERIARFNKAL; encoded by the coding sequence ATGAAAATCGAGGGGATTCTGCACCATGCCGACCAACTGCTCAGTCAACCTTGCTCGGCGCTGCTGGGCGAGAGTGGAGATTTGATCCTCACGCCCCAAGATAGCGCAATGCGCTGTATTGGCGCGGAGCAGTGGCAGGTGAGCGATCGCATTGGCTCGATTCCGCGCCGTTTCACACTGCCGGATGGCGCAACCTTCGAAACCCGCGACAATGACGCCATTGATGCGTGGTTGGCGGCACAGAGGGATCAACGCGGTGGGCGCCTGCTGCATCTGTTGGAGAGTCGCTGGCGTTGGATTGCCGTCACATTGCTAATGTGTACGGGGCTGACGTGGTTTGGCGCGATTTACGTATTGCCCGAGGCGGCGCGGCAGGTGGCGGGCTCCATCCCGCCCTCTTGGGACAGAGTGTTTGGTCAGCAGGCGTTGAAAGCGTTGGATCAAGCTCACTTGGTCACGCCCAGCCAGCTTGATGAGGCGGACAAAGCCCACTATCGGAAGCTGTTCGCCAAGATTCAGGGCGCGCTTTCGCCTGACGCCACGCCGCTGACTTTGCAGTTTCGCCACAGCAAGGATTTGGGGGCCAACGCCTTGGCGCTTGCTTCCGGGACAATTTTGGTCACCGACGACCTCATCCAGATGCTGCATCACGACGAAGAGTTCATTGCGGTGATGGCCCATGAGGCGGGTCATGTGCGCCATCGTCATACGTTGCGGCGGGTTCTGCAGGGTTCGATTGTGGCGGTGAGCATCGCCATGGCGACGGGGGATTTGACGCGCATTGCGGATTTGAGCACCGGCGTGCCTGCGGTGTTGCTGGATATGCGTCACAGCCGGGATTTTGAGCGTGAGGCGGATGATGCGGCGCTAATTTATTTACGTCAGCAGGGGATTGATCCGCAGCGCTATACGGACATTCTGACGCGATTGTCGGAGGATCAGGCGTCGCCGCCAGCGTATCTGTCGTCGCACCCGCCGACGCCGGAGCGTATTGCGCGGTTTAATAAGGCTCTGTAG